One window of Robiginitalea biformata HTCC2501 genomic DNA carries:
- a CDS encoding PorP/SprF family type IX secretion system membrane protein, giving the protein MRWRIILWMLLLGNLGVRAQELNSPQLSQYLADNPFVLAPTYAGIGDHVKIRLNGLSQWVGIKDAPQTQSLAADARIGNKSGLGIFLYNDKNGYTRQQGARLSFAHHLTLDRYEDEFLSFGISYNFNQFRINIEEFRDSPGVPTNDPNVTDDRSTSNHNFDVGIMYRINKFYVALNASNLLDKDLTSFNPIFEPNHLRNYYVYTGFRYSKNKNSRVEIEPSALYKIFESDGRSETDLNVKVRLYDFEDYYYGGINYRFLNDQIGKPLYIAPFIGLKKNNFYFGYSVQVILNDILAYSYGTHVITVGMDLFQGLSNCRCTY; this is encoded by the coding sequence ATGCGCTGGAGAATAATATTATGGATGTTGCTGCTGGGAAACCTTGGGGTTCGCGCGCAGGAATTGAATTCGCCCCAGTTGTCCCAGTACCTGGCAGACAACCCCTTTGTTCTGGCCCCCACCTATGCGGGGATCGGCGACCACGTGAAGATCCGCCTGAACGGCCTCAGCCAGTGGGTGGGGATCAAGGATGCCCCACAGACCCAGTCCCTGGCTGCCGATGCGCGGATCGGCAACAAATCCGGCCTCGGGATCTTTCTCTACAACGATAAAAACGGATATACGCGCCAGCAGGGGGCCCGGCTCTCGTTTGCCCACCACCTGACGCTCGACCGGTACGAGGATGAATTCCTCTCCTTCGGGATATCGTATAATTTTAACCAGTTCCGCATCAATATCGAGGAGTTCCGCGATTCCCCGGGGGTGCCCACCAACGACCCGAATGTCACGGACGACCGCTCCACGAGCAACCACAACTTCGACGTGGGGATCATGTACCGGATCAACAAGTTCTACGTGGCCCTGAACGCCTCTAACCTGCTCGATAAGGACCTGACGAGCTTTAACCCGATCTTTGAGCCGAACCACCTTCGGAACTACTACGTATACACGGGCTTCCGGTATTCCAAAAACAAGAACAGCCGGGTGGAAATAGAGCCCTCGGCCCTCTACAAGATCTTTGAAAGCGACGGCCGGTCCGAAACCGACCTGAACGTCAAGGTCCGCCTGTACGATTTTGAAGATTACTACTACGGGGGCATCAACTACCGCTTCCTGAACGACCAGATCGGGAAACCGCTGTACATCGCCCCCTTTATTGGTCTGAAAAAGAACAATTTTTACTTTGGCTATTCCGTGCAGGTGATCCTGAACGACATCCTGGCCTACAGCTACGGGACGCACGTAATCACCGTCGGGATGGACCTGTTCCAGGGCCTCAGCAACTGCCGCTGTACCTACTAA